The stretch of DNA CAATGGTACCACGGGTGTAGGAGCAAAGTTTACGAACGCTAAGTGGGAATCGTAAACCAAATCTGGAATGACAAAATTAAAACCGAAATAAACTCTTTGATCTAAATCCTTACCAATTGCATTGACAAGCTCCTTTTGTTCAGCAATAACCACCGGAACGGTGTCGACAATCGCGGAGAATTTTCTCCCTTTTATTATGAGCTCATACGGTTGGAACTTGTTGTCGTCAAGCTTTGCTGTTGCGGAAAGATCCAGAACAtcttcaattaaatcactcatCGGAGTTACCATTTCCACTGATAGACTCTGCTCAAGAGGAGAAGGGATATTGATCTGTTCGACGGGAGGAAGTAACTCATCTTGCGTTGGCATAATAACACTCAACGATTCTGAAATTGGCTTAGCGAGGACCTCGATCTGTTTTGCAGATGAACGAATTTCATCCTGAATCGGAAGATTGACATTGAATGGCTCAGAAGTAGGGATGTCTTTGGATGAGTTCGATGCACCATGGGAAGAGCTCGGCGAGCAGTTGTAGTGTTGAAGTAGAATCTCCAATTTGGAGATGATTCTGTCGAAAGCAACGTTGTTGCGAGCGTGCATTTTCTCCCATCGATCCCATGGATCCTTTTCAGGGATGTTCTTCACGTACTCTGCCATGGTGAGAATGAAAGCACCAATGAAATGATACTAAAATTGAATAGGAAATAAAGTTAAGATAGGAATCATTCTTATTGAACTTAGATTCTTATTGAACTTAGATCAAATAGTTGCAATACAAAATGAATTTGAGATGTGAAAAGAGAGTTTGGGAGAGAAGAATAACAACTTCACTAATCACATAACATATCAGGATATCCCTAATGCACTATATATAGTTGGCTCATTTCCTCACATATTCCTTCAATATGCCATGAGGCTTGCGTGACCTCACTCTGCGTATCCGCGTTATTGCTAGAAGCACCCTTCTCATGCACATTCTGTGGCCCTCCACCTGCCTTGCTGACTCATATGCTGATTCTAgaacatttctttttttttagcttcATTACATATTTCTACCCTGTTATATAAAATCtgatgaataatatatatataccctGATAATTTTGTATCTTGTGCCTTACCTTCTATATATTACGAAATTATGTACTATTTTAAAACTGTGAATGGCAATATGGCGTTAGTCTCAGGCAGGGTGAAAAATTGGTGTTATTTCAACATTTAGTTTGCAATGCATTGATAAATCCATGTCTCTGCTAACACTATCAATTTGAAAGAGATAAAGATAGATCTTAGAACAGAAGAACACACAATACTGTGATTAAATATTATGATTTTGTTACAGTGGAGAAAAATTTGTCACCTGAAAATACAAATGGCTGCTCTGGAGTTTCTATAGGATCAAAGTCCAAGGCTATTCCTTCGGTCTCTGACAGCAACAACTTTGATTTTGAGACAAGCATTGTGTCTTCAAATGCAGTAAGTTCCCCATCGCGCCCAAAAAAGCTCATTGTTTACTCAACAAAGACaaatgttgaaattgaaaaggGTGGTAATGTGTTGCCGATTAGCGATGATAAGTGGATTGCTTATTCGTATTCTCATTGAAATGATTGGAAAGCTGAATGTCAGGCTCCCTATCCGTATCATATTTTGTTGTTCGAATGTAGAAAGTTAATTGGAGAAAGCTTTGTCAATGAGATAAAACAATCTTAGGATTTATGCTTACAAGCACACTGATAACTGTAGCCATTTTTACCATTGTAGCTAACATCTGATTACAATTCGGTATTATCATTTTTACCGTAATTGCTTGCTGCATGTCTTTCAGATTAATTTGCTTTCTCCGAAATGATTGAGAATCAAGGGAATGACATCCTCTTTAAAACTCACATACAcatatataattgtgagattttGTGTTCGAACTCGGATAAAAATGTTCAGTTTAACAATTGCAATTAGGGAGGAAaataattagaattttttttagctttttaaaATTCACCTTTGATAATactaatttcaaaattttcctttttactttaaatatttatatattttaaattactttttataAGGATGAAAGTAATTTCTTATGCTATTCAGTAGGTTTCTATTGTTACATCCAACTCAACAAGCACTATATCAAATACTATATCATATCCTTACCCTCAAATAAGCCCTTGGTTATTAGTTAGTAACACTAATTTAAGAGGTTACCAACATGTAAACATGTCGTTTGAGAGAAGAAACATGCATGGAAAATGAGATCCCACtaattaatttcttattttattttttcacttaaaagttaaaacttcTTAATTGAATAAGTTAAACTAAAACAACATTGTCAAGTaaacatattatttatttacttattacTCATCTTTTGCCAAGACATTGACAAATAGACCTAAAATAACCAAACAATACCTATGTTTCTGACTCaactttatatattatagttacataaaaaactaaaagaaatcGCCAACAAAAAGATATAAAAACAAAAGTTGCAAAATGGTTTGCACATAAAGTACTTTAAAGATGGCAAAGTTTTATTTGCTTCTTAAAAAGAGACATCATTACCGATCGTTAGTTGATATctttagttggtttagtggtgattgacgttgtaTTTAGTAAGGAGAACTGCGGTTCGATCCtctgcgatcgggaggaggctgAAATCACTTAATGCTAGAACTgtcccccgaaccagattaaatggTCCAGTGGGCCGGATATTTGTAATGAAAaccacaaaataaataaaaggagacAACATTATTTAACATTGTCAATTACATATACAACTATAAGATACAACAAATtaagttaaataagtttttcaacTCACAAaacaatcttaaaaaaaaaggtattctGAATTACATTAATCGACTTCGTCTATAAAGTGTCAGCTGTTTGACTTTATAGTCTTAATAGACAAAGTTCAAACCCTCTCAAAGACAATCCTAAAATGACATAGGGACACTTTAATTCATAATAAATTCACCCtttctcattttaaaaaattacattgtTCTCAACAAGTTATATTGCTAATTGTTATAGATGTTAGAAGGGGTAGAAGATCTTGTAGCCAAGGCAACTAGAAAGTCTCTATAGTCTCCACATGGAATACTTTCACATATAACATCACCAAGTTCTTTCTCATACTTTTCCTTGAAAACCCTTCTAATCTCATCCATGTCTATATCTGCCCTGCTTACCAATGTTCTTGCCAAAGTTCCCATGTCTCCTTTTTCCCTTCTGATGCATGCATACAGCTCCTGCCATTATCAACTCAAATTATGAATTCATTTATAATAATCGACTagtttaaatatgtttttgacccgactaaaattgaccaaaaaaattattcatgtaATTAGTGTGTTTTTAGTCCCTCGGTAGTCTCCTACGAGGActaaaacataaatattttctaattttttaggACTAGTTAATagttatgaataaaaaacaaattgatcaaaattaaattatgtggaaaaaacaatgtttaataaaaaattgtttaccTTAGCATAATAATGTTCTTGATTGCAAATACATTTCACAACTACCATTAGAGCTTTACCAAATTGTCCATAGTTTCCCCTCTTGATGGACTAAAACACAAAATTCATTGTAGACATATAATACAAGTTTCAAAATCAatggaaataataaaaatagattaaatagCATAATCTAATTATTTAGTACCTTTGTGTAGTCATGACCATAAATGTGTTTATAACTTAAAAATGTGAGTTTCAATTGTTGAATACTCCTCTTGCTTAAAATTTCTAGTACAACAGCTTCATCTATAGCTCCTAAGCTTCCCTCTCCAGTTTCATATAGTCTTCTTGCATCACACTTAGATATATGATGGCTAATATCTACTTGGTGAGCTTTATGTGATGCTGACAATGCCATAAGAACCTATATattcaaaaccaaaccaaattttcttaatttaaatttacaaaaataaatgaaaatttcaaataaagcAATTGAGTGTTTGCCAATATCCTCAATTGgtttaagtgtatgtttggtatcataGCGGGTATTTCAGAATCATGGTGACCCATCGTGATTTTCCTAAAGCTAAGAGTGTAGCTTCTGCAAAATCACGGTGAGTCATCGCGATTCTGATGCatccaccgtgataccaaacatagcctaagttAAAGACCAGAGTTCAAATCCtgataaagaagaaaaataataatgtataaTGTAATAACCTTACCTTTTGAAATGGATGTGGAGAGTCTAAATTCATAATATCTTGGTCCAACACTCTTCTAAACATTTTTTGATAGGCTTGTGAGATGAGGACAACATGACTTGATTTCCTACCTACAAAAATTTCCACAAGAGCCTTGAAATTGGTCTCATCTTGTTGAAGAGCTTCTCTAGCAACAAAAGCATCTCTATCATGTGGACAAAGCATCCATAAAGATAAAGTAGAAAATTTCATAGATGAAAAGTCATCTTCATCATATCTTTGTAGTTGACTTATCAAGTCTTCACCATACACTGCCTTATAAGTCTCCCTTAGTTGTTGTCTTTCATGGAGGGTTAAGGAAGCAAGAGATGGAATTAGTTGGCTTAAACCACCTAGAGAGTCATGAATTTTCTTGCAATCAAGCTCAAAATTATGGCTTGTCATGGTTAGAATGTTAGTAGCCATATATGGGGGGAAAACTATGGAATGGTTTTCTTTGTTGAAAGTAGGTAGTTGAGATGACAATTTAACATGTGTATATAAATAGATATTCCTTGTAGGCCAAGGCAAGAATACTACTTTTTGGAAAGGAAATTGGGAAATGGTGGACTCATTGGTCATTAAGTGCCTTTTTTATACTTTGAACTTATTGAGCtttctaaaattgattttagtcaaaaaaataaataaattgaatgcaAAGTAATTGATGTTTGAATATAACgttaaacaataaatttaaaactaaaagtAAAGCTTTTAATACACACCTCTGAAGTCGAAATCAATTCTACTCGAAAAACTTAGCATGTgcttagaaaattttatttgtacGGTGGAAACACATGTTTATCCATCACTATATTTTGTagcttcatatttttttatggtagCATTGCATCAGGATTACTTTGCTATAAACATTTGATGCAATTTTTCGCCAAAAGAAATCtcaactatttatttataattgaacGGTTCAAATTACAAAAAAGGTTTCACGCAATAAAACAATTTCGACCATCATTTTAGAATCGGATAATTCAAATCTACTATAGCAGGACGCTATAACAACAAGAAATATGTTTCAAACATATATGCCTAAATATCTCAAAATCAACTATAAGGCTTTATAGTCATAATGTGTCTCCtaacaattaatcaaaatttgGTAAAGTTGAAAAAGATGAGTGGTAGTTTCTGTGTTATTGAGTTGAAGGGTAAATGAAGTTTCTGTGCAATGAGTTGAAAGTGATGTGTAACGCAGGTTGTACTTATAATATGCTTGCCATGTGAAGTTTGTTTCTTAGCTGAAATTGTCATTGGTGTCCAAGTAGACTGTGAGTCCACTATCATACCTTTACAGCAACTTTTTCAGTACTCGTGTCCTAACACCAACCACTTTTGTGTCTTCTCATTCAATGActtcaattttatatatatttaacttaTGGTCCTCTATTTTCACTCACTCATAAAATTATTTGGTTTTGATGCCTTTTTTCAATTGTCCGTATTCCTTTTTTATGTATTTAGTAAGTGATCTCGGCATTGTAATCTAACAATTTTCTCTACTTCTCTCTTTTGtagagtttttgtttttcatgagAATCAAACCACGGATATTGGGTTTAAGTACATGTTCAAATCATTTTCACTACCAATTGTGTTATTAGTTCAATTGACAGTGGGAATGAACTGAACATGTACTTCAAGCTAGTGAGACTCTGAATAGTCCAATGTGTTAATCTAAGCTAGTGAAGCTCCCCTTGAATAGCCCAATAATATTATCAGAGTCCAGTTTAACTTGATGGGGAGCGGTAAGTAAGTGAGTAGTGATGACTCGTGCACACTTGAGGGGCATGTTAAAATCTATGAGTTAAGATGTAGTGTCAAAAATCTTTTATGTGATTGTTCaaaaggtaaattctaatatggaccacttcatcaagtggtccatggtggaccagtcatgaataacattataacgaatacgaattttacaaaatccaccgttggattgaaagtttatatcatatagatcatccatagaaaaatttagaaaaattgaaaatcatttgatatgttattgagacacatcaagattaacggtttattaaataacgtaaatcttgatgggtctcaataacatatcaaatgattttcaaaaaattttaaaaaatttatggatgatctatacgatataaactttcaatccaacagtaaatttcataaaattcatattcggtagatcacttgtccacggtgaaccacttgtgaaggtggtgcaccgtagcattagcctgTTCAAAATTCAATGTATTTGAAACTACatctcacaagtcacaacccaatataattaatgtaattGATTGGTCTattatttttgttcatatttgtCATAAGCTTAACTAACTAGTAGGATCCTAGCTAAATCAAACCAACCCTTAGCTATTTCTGTATTTGTGGCTGAATGGGTGGATCAAAAGGTTTCTACCAAATTTACGGAATCCTTGTTGGGAAAAAGTTGGCATTCTCTTATTTGGGGTCACTCTTTTGGAGGATGAAGAACTTCATCTTGCAACTTCTCTTCCTCAAAAGGGCAAATTGCTACCTTATGATGTGTCATAGAGAACAAACTATAAAAAtccctttttttattaaataaaatttgaattataagacGGGTattcaacccttacaattcaacaACAAACTCTTTAGTTTTGTTAAAGATagggtgggatgggtagctcaactggttaagctagttgagttAAGGGTTTAGGAGTTGGAGGTCCAGAGTTCAAGTCTCGACaaagagaaaaactaacatatcattgtaatatactaacaactaatTATTTGTCAttcgaaaaagaaaaaaaagtcatgtTAAAGACAAACTAAAAGATTGttacaacaataaaaaaaaagttaaattgaGGTTACAACCtcgacctataaaccaaaaccacgaCATATACATAATTTGGTCCACTAAAATAGGTACATGAATAAAGTCATCGCCAatcatattataaaaatccCATTGATCGATATAGTTTTctcattcatttaattttaaacttGGCGTGATGATAatgttggggttgattgtcaAGTCTCACATCGTTCGGACTCTTAAATAAAAAGGGAGGTTAAAAAATTTGCCATTGTAAAGGAGTCTCGCATTGTTTAGTGTCGTGAAGCAAGTGGGAGACCAAAGCTATATATATTGAACCTATATTCTTTGTTTTTAGATGCACTGGTCGGTAGCACTTTAAACTTGTATCTAACTTAGTTTAactatttgctttggagagtgcgGGTGTACTAGGAACCATGGGACGGTCGAGGGCAGTCTATATGTTGTAATAATTT from Trifolium pratense cultivar HEN17-A07 linkage group LG5, ARS_RC_1.1, whole genome shotgun sequence encodes:
- the LOC123884642 gene encoding annexin A13-like encodes the protein MATNILTMTSHNFELDCKKIHDSLGGLSQLIPSLASLTLHERQQLRETYKAVYGEDLISQLQRYDEDDFSSMKFSTLSLWMLCPHDRDAFVAREALQQDETNFKALVEIFVGRKSSHVVLISQAYQKMFRRVLDQDIMNLDSPHPFQKVLMALSASHKAHQVDISHHISKCDARRLYETGEGSLGAIDEAVVLEILSKRSIQQLKLTFLSYKHIYGHDYTKSIKRGNYGQFGKALMVVVKCICNQEHYYAKELYACIRREKGDMGTLARTLVSRADIDMDEIRRVFKEKYEKELGDVICESIPCGDYRDFLVALATRSSTPSNIYNN